The DNA window AGTATTAGAGTTATTAGTGACTTTCAATGTAGCCTCACAATGGAGTCTATTGAGGCAGTCATTTGCCTTCAAGATTAATATCGAGCTGCTACAGGTATAACAACTACTCTCTATCCCTTTACTTCTTTTACGTgtttaaaactaatttatttctatGCTTCAATTGTTAGTTCCTAACATAAATGTGAGCTCGGTAAATGAAATCAACTACCGTGATTATTTCATGGTTAGTAAGCTTGCACTTTCACCTTTTCTTTGGCCTTGTGAGTTACCACTGACATTAGAACAAAtgctttttaatttttatctgcAGAACCTAGGTGATTCAGTGCAGTGAATGGACTTTAGCTATGTGTCACTCAATTTAGCTATGCCTGCAGGGGTGAGTGAGTCCCAAAGCGATGATTTCAGttacttaaattttaataaatgcaCTCACTCAATGATAGGTTTGATCAGTTAGCCAATAATTGCTTATTTGTTCTGTTAGTGAATAATTGcttaaaaatgttttggtGAGTATATGTTGCATAAACATATAGCTGGTTTTTGTTGAGCTGTATATGGTCAGTACATGAACCTTCCTGGCAGCTACACATGTGtgtgaaatatatatgtactgtgCATATATGCAGTAGAGGATCTTATCTGAATTCTTATGAAAACCAGACAGTTTGGAATTCTCTGACAAAATATGCTACATTTAGGAATATTGTTTGCCAAGACTAATGATACTTGTAGCTGACATATATTGTTTGCTCAAGCTAACAACTGCGACATTATCTGTTTGATATAGCATTTGAAACCAAAATCTCGTTTCAGATATTGCATTGCCATTCTTGCCAAAGGCATCCTCAGCAGTACTCCATTTCTCTCCCTTGTAGAGTGAAATATGAACCTACATGGAAAAACAGCAGATTTCATGTGCAAAGCAGatttttctgaaattaaaaTAGCTTGTTCATGAACACTGTTGTCACCCCGAACTCAGAAGAATGATGcccaaactttatttatatcaaagaAGTGAAAAACAAAAGCTTCTTTTAGTGTTTTCTAATCTCATTCCACCcagtttttttatgttattgcTCAAGCATTACTAAcacttatcaatttttatctGCGATGATTCACTAGAGTGAATGGGCTTTAAGATAAATCACCTACAGACTGGACATGTGATTTAATTATCCTGTCACTTTCTTTAAGCACTTCCAATAGTGTATTGTTTATTAACTGTTTGAGAGGTCGATGCCTTGATGCCATAGTTTGCAGACTGTTGACTGTTGTGTGATGCTGCTTTGAACTATGAGCAGTTTCTTACAAAAACTTGAACTAATGTGTTATTGTTTCCTGccttgtttcttcttttgcaTATCAACTCGAGACATGACGTCAAACAGATTCTTGCAAACATTTCTCTTTTTGCATATCAACTCAAAAAATTTGGTGCAGCTGCAAGCATTTCTCCATCCACATTCCTTGCGTATCAGTTCAGCCCACGAACCTAATTGTCCGGCCACATTCCCTCCAGTGAAGGGCCAGGCCAGTCCATCAAACCAAATGGGCAAAAGAGGGGCGGTAACGGGCCGGCCCATTACGCCCCCCTTGCAGGCTGAGACGGCATCACAGCACGCAGCAGAGGGGCCAATTTTGGCGTTTTCGGTGAAaagctaaatgatatatttataaagaaaaataatttataaataaaacttttatatacgtgtttttagcgattgTAAagtaaatgctgaaaaatttataattaaaaaacctcaaagttaactttaaatataaagcTAAAGATttcagggttaatttgatccatGCCACTACAAATTCGttgtattagaaaaatatcattactattCGTGATATCGGCTATATGCcactgaaattttataaaattaaatctatgCCATCGCCGTCAGTTTTTCCATCTGTTAACGCCATTTGGCAAATAGTcgttattgattgaaacacggttaaagaccgaatcggataagAAGGTTCGAATCAGCTGGGGACAGGAAGCTGGACGCTAAGAGAttgcagccgatggagtccaAATCGGACAAGAATGGGAGTCCGATTGCGCTCGAAGCTTGGAGATAGGTTCGGTGTTTAActgtgagtccgtgtaaattaattaggatttatctcaaagtttgtttaggattctgttatttaattagactCTGGACAATGTAAAGTTAGCGGATTCTTATCTAgttaggttagttatttcctggggctataaatataagtgtccggggtccttgtaaataATCTCTAGATCAAtctaacttggcgcatcgcctcaaatcttcgactcgcttgagctttcggtgcggggtttgtcagcttcgcaatgtaagttcttgcgtgtcaaaacccgtcgactAACTAGAAAGAGACCGTCTCGATTGAGTCTGGTCTCCAGCctagttgatcggcgggctgagttccACAATTactttaatctatttttgctTGAAGTAgtggtagttctcgatcaagtcatAGTGAGTTATTCTGCTCGATTTGTTCGCATGAGTCTGGTTGAtctgattctgtctcggtttggtccgatcaattGGGTTTGCTGGGTTCATGTTATCGGATTGGATTGGGGTCTTACGAGGGCTtattgctggagttctagccggCATTATCTCAAGTAATCCATTGATTGATTCGTTAGCCTCATTGATCTTCATATTTTCCCGTGGTTATATCGTTTtagactgcatactgtctcggttaggtctgatctttGTATTGCTGGTGTGATCCGTCCATAGAAGtatgtccgatcggctgagatTAGTGAACTGGTGGATGGATTACGCTGCTTTGCTACCTTATTATTTGCATGTTATAATAGTCGGTTGATATCATGTATGGTTGtgcttagatctgtactgtttCGATTATGTTCGAACTTCTAGATCTGGCGTAAATATACAcattgttacttgttattgttttatgagGGTAATTAGCGTAGCATTCCAATTTATATTCAATTTTATATCTAGTCTCGTATCGGCTAAAACTCCCTATGTGATAAGTTCTGCAATGGTCCGATCGGCCGATTAATCCCAAGACTGTCTCTGTTTGGTCCGAtctcttaagattaattggttggttgAGACATTCACTATTTATCTTGCTCGTGATTAAgccgattgggcatatttataattataaccatgaaattcctgtaaagccagTCGattagtctatcggctagggtcctagaACGGTATCAGCTATTCGGCCAATAGCGATTTTGTGGTTAACTATTTTTCTATGTCAtatcagttacaggatcaaactgactgtcacgcccagtatttctaagaattaggttctgcactggaatggtctaagattgattcccaggcctacgtgtgtgaccgttgattgttattttcagcgtcaacacatttttggcacgcccAATGGGACCCGTGTCAAGAACCCAGCTCAACCACAAGTCAGTCGAGCACACATCAGGACAAGACAACAACAATGGCCGCGAAGGAAGTCAGCGTAGAGAATATTCTCCCTATCACCTGGGAGAGCCTCACCGACGAACAACGAGCCCTGGTGCAGCGCCACATGGACAAATTTCAGAAGCTATGCCTCGAGTCCTTCGGCATGACTCGGGGCTATCCGGTGCAGAAATCTTAGCTTCCGACGCCTAGTTCAGAGCGTCGGAAAGGGGGTGACGCGGGGAAAGGCAGCGATCCTCCCTTGGAAAACCAGCCGAATCTACAGGACATGGTAGATTCGGTAGTACACCATGCCCTCATCAACCAATCGGGGGTACTGGTGAACACTCTGTCGGGTTTGATTCGGCAAGTGGCCGATGGAGCTCCTGATGGAGAATCACACTAGAGGGGGCCCAGATACTTCCGAGATGGGGAAAGGCCTAAGTATCGACAGTACAGGGATGAAAGAGATCCGAGGGAGGAAGAGCTGATACCGCAACATCCCCGTGTCCACTTGGAAGAGGTACCAGAAAGGCCGAGGCAACTCTACCATGAGAGGACTCCGCCAAGGTACACTCGGCATGCCGATCCGTACTACTGGGATAAACCAACAGTATCAGCCACCTTCAACATGGCCACATCGGCAGAGCGGATCTATGACAATCAATTCCGTCAACCTGACCCAGTGTAGAGGAGGCAGTTCAGGGATGAAGGATGGACAGACCATATAGTCGAGGTCATGCAGGAACGCTTCGGCCTAAGGCCGAAGGAACAAACGACCATGTATCGGTGCCCATACCTAGAGTGGTTTGAGAGGATGCCGTTACCTCACCGGTACAGGGTACCGGATTTCTCCAAATTCTTGGGACAAGACGACACATCAACTATCGAGCACGTCAGCCGATTCCTGGCCTAGTGCGGTGAAGCATCGGCTGAAGATGCGCTCAAAGTGCGTTTCTTCCCATTCTCACTATCTGAACTGGGCTGATCTTGAAAAACAGTTCCACAAATATTTCTTTGCAGGTGTATAGGAGATGACATTGACCGATCTCACCACAGTCAGACAAAAGATAGATGAGCTGGTCCATGATATGGTCCAGAGGTTCCGCAACGTAAGAAGCCGATGCTATCGGCTGAACTTAAGCGATCAACAGCTCGCCGAGCTAGCATTCCAGGACTTGCACGGCCAGATCACAGAGAAATTCTCGGCACAAGAATTTCAGAGTTTAGCTCATCTCATTCAGAAAGTATCGGCCCATGAGATCCGATACCAAGAGGTCAGGAAGGATAAATTCCAATGCCGCGTCGCCTACGTGGTTGAGGAATCGTCAGACTCTGATATTGAAGAATCTGACATAGGATTGGCGGAGTGGACTAGGAACAAGAAGCTAGTGAATTGTCCCTGGGTCAAGGGGGCAAAGGAGATAGAGAATTTTGACTTCGATGTCAACAAGGCCGACAAGATCTTCGACCTCCTGCTACAAGAAAAGCACATTCAGCTACCGGCATGACATGTCATACCATCAGCCGAAGaactaaaaaagaagaagtaCTGCAAATGGCATAACTCTGTCTCTCACCACACGAACGATTGCCAGATCTTCCGGTGGCAAATCCAAGCGGCGGTCGAACAAGGTCGCATCAAGTTCGAGGAGACCAAGAAGCCGAAGAAGATTGACGGATATCCGTTCCCCGTCAACATGGTCTAGCCTGAGTTCAGCTATGGGTCAAGCAGTAGCTCAAGGAGACGTCCAGGTATTAATAACATCACCTCCACTTCAATGATGAACAGGTACCATCGGCGCTTTGAGAGGAGCCAAAGGCATGACAGGCCATCCTGGTACGATGATCATTGGGATTGCTCGTTCTTCCAATACTGCTGGGAGGAAAGGATACGACTGCCATCCAAAAGAGACTGCCAAGAATGCAACCCCGAAGAGCAGGATTACACCAGCCGACAACCACGACCCAGGAGGTCAAGAACACCACCACGACGCCACGTGCCAGTACATGACAGGCTGGGCCCTCGGGGACAAAGCTACGAAGATTAggatgaggaggagatcgGCCAGTACTACGACGATCAAGAGTGGCTGCCGCCAATGAAGCCCAACCAATGATGTCCCAGCGGCTTATTCACGAAAAATCAGAAGAGACGACTGCAACGACTCCGCCAACGTGAGCTTGAACAGCAGCAAGATGAGGAACAGCCGCCGGCCCCCAAGAAGACGTGAAAAGAATGGCGCATCAAGTCAGAAATCCACAAAGCATCGGCCAATGTTAATATGGTAGTTATCCTACCAGCAGAATTCAGAGCCAATTGGTCTGACGACGAAGTACAAGAGGCAACAGCCTAGCTCGTGCTGCCCTCACAACCAGCTGTCTTCGAAAAGCTGGAAGAGAAGGACCATCGGCACCTTTGACCGCTCTATATCCAGGGGCATGTCGATGGAAAGCCGATGGCGAAGATGCTAGTCGATGGCGGCACgacattaaatttaatgccGTACTCCAGTTACAGAAAGCTGGGAAAAACCCCGGAGGATCTTATCAAGACTAACATGATGCTCAAAGACTTTGGGGGTAACTCTTTGGAAGCCAAGGGGTGTATCAATGTTGAACTTACGGTCGGAAGCAAAACCCTGCCGACTATGTTCTTCGTCATCGATGGAAAAGGATCCTACAGTCTACTGCTTGGCCGGGACTGGATCCATGCCAACTGTTGCATCCCCTCCACCATGCACCAAAATCTGATACAGTGGCCTGGGGATCAAGTGGAAACGGTCGCAGCCGACCGATCGGTGAACATAGCCACAACGGACCTTCCCACCTGGGAAGCAGAAGGCTATGAATGCATCTCCGGGAGACCTGGTCGGGGGAATTCCTAAGCTATCGGACACTGGGATCCAGTCGATACGTGATCAGGAGTCCCAGTGAGCACCTTAACTAGAGAAGTTGATGACCTAGATGGCAAGTTAGGCCAAAGATTTATGTCGGCCGATAAGTTAGAAGAAATGGACATAGGACCTAGGGACAGGCCGAGGCCGACATACATAAGTGCAAATTTGACCCCGAAATTCCGggaagaattaataaaattattaaaagagTATGTGGATTGTTTCGCATGGGAATATCATGAGATGCTAGGACTAAGCCGATCGACCGTCGAATATCGGTTGCCGATTAAACCAGGTTATCGACCCTTCAAGCAACCACCAAAAAGGTTTAAACCCGACTTGTATGAACTGATCAAGGCAGAAATCACTAAGCTATACGATGCCAAATTCATCTGGCCTTCTCGGTATGCAGAATGGGTATCCAACATCGTCCCGGTACTCAAGAAAAACGGCAAACTACGGGTTTGCGTAGATTTCAGAGACCTGAACAAAGCGACGCCGAGGGACGAATACCCGATGCCGGTGACCGATCAATTGGTGGACGCAGTCAGGGCACAAGATGATAAGCTTTATGGATGGCAACGCTGGTTATAACCAGATTTTTATGGCGGAAGAAGACATCCAAAAGACAGCCTTCAGATGCCCGGGAGCAATCGACTTGTTCGAATGGGTCGTTACGACATTCGGACTTAAAAGCACCAGAGCAACCTACCAGAGAGCCATGAACTACATCTTCCACGATCTGATCGGATCCCTAGTAGAAATCTACATAGACGATGTCGTGGTGAAATCCGGAACCATGGAAGAACATCTAGGTAGCCTTCAGCGCGTGCTAGAAAGGACAAGGCAATATGGATTGAAGATGAATCCTACCAAGTGTGCCTTTGCTGTCTCGGCTGGAGAATTCTTGGGGTTCATGGTACACGAGAAAGGAATCGAGATAACCCAGGAATGTCTCCAAGGAATAAATGACACTCAACCCCCTGaggataaaacaaaattacaatccttgatcggcaaaattaatttcatccggagattcatatcaaatctaTCCGGAAGAATTGAGCCCTTCTCTcctttgctgaaattaaaagccGATCAAGAATTCTCGTGGGGGGAGAGTCACCAGGAGGCGTTCGGCAAGATCAAAGAATACTTGAAGAACCCTCCAGTCATTatgccacccaaaaaaggGTACCCTTCAATCTTTATTTGTCAGCCGATCACAAAACTATCGGCTCGGTACTGATCCAAGAAGTAGAAGGCAGAGAAAGGGTGGTATATTAATTGAGCAGAAAGTTGTTGGAGGCCGAAACCAGATACCCAGAAGTCGAGAGATTAtgcctatgcttatattttttgtgcacCAAGCTAAGGCATTACCTACTAGCGACCGAATGCACAGTCGTGTGTAAAGCCGATGTGATAAAATACATGCTATCGGCCCCGGTCCTGAAAGGAAGGATGGGTAAATAGATCCTGGCACTAACAGAGTATGACCTAAAATACAAATCGGCCAAGGCAGTAAAAGGACAAGTAATGACCGACTTCATAGTCGAACACCACAAGGAAGCTGATTATGTCGAGGTCGCTCCTTGGACAGTATTTTTCGACGCGTCGGTCTGCAGGCATGGATGTGGCATCAGCCGGATGATAATCTTGCCTCGGGGGGCATGTTTTGAGCTCGCGTACACAATCAAGCCGTATCAGACCAATAATCAGGCCAAGTACGAAGCACTAATCAAAGGGTTGGAGCTGGTAAAAGAAATAGGTGCTGAGGCAGTCGAAATCATGGGAGATTCCCAGTTgataattaaacaattatcTAGGGAATACGAGTGCAGAGATGACATCCTCAAAACCTACCATGAAGCAGCTAAGGGACTACTAGAGGACTTCAAGCTAATCACATTGACCCATATTCCTCGGGAGCAGAACACTGAAGCAAACTCCCTCGCCCAAGGGGCATCGGGTACCGACCGATGAATTTAGAAACCGAAGCAGAAATAATGCAAATAGAGATATAACGCAAATAGAGATAATAGAAGAAGCAAGCATATCGTGCGCAGAGGCCGATGACTGGCGACGAGAAATTATCGATTATCTGAAAGACCCGTCATCATCGGCCAACCGAAAACTTAAGTATAAAGCATTCAAATATGTTCTACTCGAAGGTCTGTAATATTACAGGACGATTGATGGTGTGTTGCTGAGATGCCTAGACAAAGAGGAGGCCAAAGTAGTAATGTACGAGGTGCACGATGGCATATGCGACACTCATCAATCGGCCTACAAGATGAAGTGACTGCTGCGGAGAGTGGGGTACTATTGGCCGACTATGCTGGAGGACTGCTTCGTATACTACATGAGCTGTCAAGATTGCCAAAGGTTCGAAAACATACAGAGATCCCCAGCATCGGCTATGAACCCGATCATCAAACCTTAGCCGTTCAGAGCCTGGGGTATCGATATGATCGAGCAGATATATCCTCCGTCAAGCAAAGGACATAAGTTCATACTGGCAGCTACGGATTATTTCACCAAGTGGGTCGAAGCCATACCATTGAAGAAGGTAACTTCGGTCGATGTGATAAACTTTATAAAGGAACACATCATATACCGGTTCGGGATTCCCTAGACAATAACCACAGACCAAGGATCGGTATTTATCTTAGAAGAGTTCCAACAATTCATCGCTGGTATGGGAATCAAATTACTCAATTCGTCTCCCTGTTACGCTTAGGCTAATGGGCAGGCAGAAGCTTCAAACAAGAGTTTGATCAAGCTAATAAAAAGGAAGATAGCCAAGCAGCCTAGTAGATGGCATACTTCGCTAGCCGATTCGCTTTGGGCTTATCGGATGGCATGCCACGGATCCATTCAGGTCCCACCCTATCAGCTGGTATATGGGCATGAGGCAGTACTCGCGTGGGAGAACAACATTGGCTACAGGAGGTTAATGTTGCAGGATCAGTAGACAACCAATGAATACTATAATCTCATGATGGATGAGTCAGAGGAAGTTGCCCAATCCCAGTCAAGGGCgctagaaaagataaaagaaaacaatgctCGAGTATCAAGGCACTAAAACAAGAAAGTCAAGTCAAAACCATTTAAAGAAGGTGAATTGGTATGGAAGCTGTTTTTGCCGATTGGATCTAGAGACAACGTCTTCCGCAAGTGGTCGCCGAATCGGGAAGGACCCTTTCGGATTGACAAGTGCGCACCTAGAAATGTATATATGCTAGAGGGGTTGGATGGAGAAGTGTTCGGGAGAGCATTAAATGGGAAATACCTAAAGAAATACTACCCGAGCGTATGGATAAACACTTGATCGGCCAAAGCCGATTAACGTAAAAGCCGGTACAATCAAATATCGCCTCAAGATGGCTGATGTTAACACATCGCCCTTAGACCAAAATTCAAGGCAGAAACAAAAGTTGTGGCACAAAAATAGAAGTTGTATTAATCAAGATAAAGGTTGCCAAGAAGCCAATAAAAGTATCAAGCTATACTGACAAGCCGATAACAGAAGAAAAGTCAAGAAATTACAAGCCCAAGTGTTTCTTGAGGGAGGCAATCGCACACCGGCGAACATCATCAACGTTTTGAATGATCTTCCGATCATCAGCGTCGGTGCCAGGAACTGCCTTCAGGGATCAGCAGCTGTGGATGCGGTTTGGACGATAGACTTCTGGGTGCATTCTTGAGCGATTATGGCCGATGGAAGATCTGCCAGCTTTTGTTCCTCCGCCAGTAGGCTCTCAGTGACCCTGGTCAGCCGTGCCTCCAGCTCAGCCTTTTCCATCTTTAATCTTTCTATATGGGTCGATATTCCCGGCGCATCGGCGCATCCGACTGGAGTTCATCCAGCTTGGTGTTTTCGGCCACAGCCCGTTCTCGGTCGACCTGAATCTGGACTTGAGCCACAGCCTAGGAAGTGCCGTCTGTCATCCTTTGACGCGCCCGGAGCACCGGAATTCTGTGAGACTCAATATAACCCGTAGGGGCTATAACATCTATCAGATCGTCAGGCAGTTTATCCTGGATTTCTTCGATTCTAGATCTGATCGGCCTGGCATCGCTGATCAAGGTATCGATTGGATAGTCCAATCTGGCCAGGATGTCTTGAAGCTGTGCTCGGAGGTCAACCGGCAAATCAATGGGTTCATCAGTATCGGCTTCGAAGGGATCCAAGTATTGGTCGAcgtcaaaagaaaagaagtcaCCTAAGTCCTGAAATAAAAACGACGGATAAGCCAGGACAATGGAAAGGCAAGAAAATGTGCTCAAAACTTACTTGTGCCATGGGAACGACATCGATTGGCCGAGTAGGCGAGCTAGCAGGCAGGATAACTTCCTCCGTAATAGGTGCTGGCACTGGATCTGGATTGGCCGATGGAGTTATTGCGTCGGAAACATCAGGAGGCTGGTATAAGAAAAGAAACCAGGTGTTAGCCGGAGACAAAAGCTAAGGTGATGGAGAATCGTCAGAAAATTACTGGTGCAGAGGAAGTAACCCGCCGAGAAGGACAGTGAACCACCATCTTGTGCTTCTTCCCAGACTTTAGAGCCAGGCCGGCTGGAGAAGGCGCATGGGTCGGGCTCGGTGGTATAGGCACTGCCCCCGCAGCAGGAATGGGATCGATGGCATCGCTCGCCACCGGGATGGCATCGGCCGATGACTTGACAGGAGActgcaagaaagaaaatcaGAGAAGCGATCGGTTGCATAAAGCAATAGTTGTAGTTCAAGAGGTAATTACTTGCCAACAAGGGAAAAGATAGGCGATTACCTTTTGCCTGACGTTGGTATCTGAATCATCGTCGGCTGCAGCATCAATAGCGGCATCCATATCAGCCGATGTAGTCTCCAAAGGAATAGCCTCTGTGGTgatctttaattttttcttcggGGCTCGATCACACTTTTTGCTTCGTTTGGGCCTTCTCAGCGGACTTGGTGGGCCGGAGAGCCTTTTGATGTATTCGCTTGGAGAGGGTGCACCATGGCCTATGGCCGGTAACACGGACGTGGAGTACTCAATTGGCCTGCCGCTCCGGCTAATAGTAGGAACCACGGGAGTAGGCTGCAAAGCATAAGGATTAATATCATATGGTAATAAGAGACATCCGAATAGTGAATTAACAAGTTCTAATGGTTACCTCAGAGTCAGAATATTCATAATCGGGGTCGATCCGATTACAGAAGAAGCCCACTGGTGCCGAAAATAAGTGTTGATGCAACTCATCCCACCAGGAAGTGTAGGCGTCTAGCACAGAATTTCCGAAGGAAAAAGAGGTTCTGGACCCAAATGGGATAACTTCGGCCATTTTGTTAATTCTATCGAGTTCTAAG is part of the Oryza brachyantha chromosome 2, ObraRS2, whole genome shotgun sequence genome and encodes:
- the LOC102709342 gene encoding uncharacterized protein YpeP-like, whose translation is MTDFIVEHHKEADYVEVAPWTVFFDASVCRHGCGISRMIILPRGACFELAYTIKPYQTNNQAKYEALIKGLELVKEIGAEAVEIMGDSQLIIKQLSREYECRDDILKTYHEAAKGLLEDFKLITLTHIPREQNTEANSLAQGASGTDR
- the LOC102709627 gene encoding calphotin-like, which produces MASTSSSPDTLYEIPEPTPVVPTISRSGRPIEYSTSVLPAIGHGAPSPSEYIKRLSGPPSPLRRPKRSKKCDRAPKKKLKITTEAIPLETTSADMDAAIDAAADDDSDTNVRQKSPVKSSADAIPVASDAIDPIPAAGAVPIPPSPTHAPSPAGLALKSGKKHKMVVHCPSRRVTSSAPPPDVSDAITPSANPDPVPAPITEEVILPASSPTRPIDVVPMAQDLGDFFSFDVDQYLDPFEADTDEPIDLPVDLRAQLQDILARLDYPIDTLISDARPIRSRIEEIQDKLPDDLIDVIAPTGYIESHRIPVLRARQRMTDGTS